One genomic window of Coffea eugenioides isolate CCC68of chromosome 1, Ceug_1.0, whole genome shotgun sequence includes the following:
- the LOC113781692 gene encoding F-box/kelch-repeat protein At2g44130-like encodes MELIPALPEELGLECLTRLPYTAHRVATQVCRQWSQLLRSQEFYYHRKKYGYTEKLACLVQAFPAEKTIPDAKPASSPSYGLTVFDPVSQTWERLDPVPKYPNGLPLFCQPASCEGKLIVMGGWNPASYDPVRGVFVYDFTTQGWTQGKDMPSKRSFFAVGAIGSKVYVAGGHDENKNALKSVWAYDVSEDEWVELTQMSQERDECEGVVIGNKFWAVSGYKTEAQGEFESSCESYQLDTGDWSRVEGVWKPGKCPRSCVGVGNDGKPASWPESNSGAGEGAIGIKMDELVILKSGSADQEFFLGKMDGAKIDKLKKLEVPNEFSGLVQSGCFVEI; translated from the coding sequence ATGGAATTAATTCCAGCCTTGCCCGAGGAACTCGGTCTAGAGTGCTTGACTCGGTTACCCTACACGGCTCACCGAGTTGCCACTCAAGTGTGTCGCCAATGGAGCCAGCTGCTGAGAAGTCAAGAATTTTACTACCACAGGAAGAAATATGGGTACACCGAAAAATTGGCTTGCTTAGTCCAGGCATTTCCTGCAGAAAAAACCATCCCTGATGCCAAACCTGCGAGTTCACCGAGTTACGGACTCACTGTGTTTGACCCGGTGAGTCAGACGTGGGAGCGACTCGATCCGGTTCCCAAGTATCCAAATGGGCTGCCTTTGTTTTGTCAGCCGGCCAGCTGTGAAGGAAAGCTAATTGTCATGGGTGGATGGAACCCGGCGAGTTATGACCCGGTTCGAGGTGTTTTCGTGTACGATTTCACGACTCAGGGGTGGACTCAAGGGAAAGACATGCCATCAAAGAGATCATTTTTCGCAGTTGGTGCAATTGGGAGCAAAGTTTATGTAGCAGGCGGGCATGATGAGAACAAGAATGCACTGAAATCTGTGTGGGCTTATGACGTTTCGGAAGACGAGTGGGTTGAGTTGACTCAGATGAGTCAAGAACGTGACGAGTGTGAAGGAGTCGTGATTGGTAATAAGTTCTGGGCGGTGAGCGGGTACAAGACGGAGGCTCAAGGCGAGTTTGAAAGTAGTTGCGAGTCATATCAACTCGACACGGGTGACTGGAGCCGAGTTGAGGGGGTTTGGAAACCTGGAAAATGTCCAAGATCATGTGTTGGAGTAGGAAATGATGGGAAGCCGGCGAGTTGGCCCGAGTCAAATTCCGGAGCTGGAGAAGGAGCAATCGGAATTAAAATGGACGAGTTAGTGATACTGAAGAGTGGCTCAGCCGACCAGGAGTTTTTCTTAGGTAAAATGGATGGGGCAAAAATTGACAAATTGAAGAAGCTGGAGGTGCCCAATGAATTTTCCGGTTTAGTTCAATCGGGGTGCTTTGTGGAAATTTGA
- the LOC113766067 gene encoding probable LRR receptor-like serine/threonine-protein kinase At4g36180, protein MTPKGFGFLTSLNCLVIGPFSDDNDHENSSIYNEFDWSGLISSSYSSSTLRELKLYGLPHMDSLPFLLQYLTTLISLSLHDFGGIEALPDWLGNFTALEYLDLSDFKKLRHLPSDDAMRRLTKLKHLRVFCSPLLKERCTPQSSGPDSQWSKVSHIQYLDISSG, encoded by the coding sequence ATGACGCCTAAAGGATTTGGTTTCCTAACCAGCTTAAACTGCCTTGTAATTGGTCCCTTCTCAGATGATAATGATCatgaaaattcttcaatttacaATGAATTTGATTGGTCTGGTTTGATATCCTCCTCCTATTCATCATCAACACTTCGTGAACTAAAATTATATGGGTTGCCACACATGGATTCGCTGCCATTTCTGCTCCAATACTTGACCACCCTCATATCACTATCGCTACATGACTTTGGAGGTATAGAAGCTCTACCAGATTGGCTCGGAAACTTTACAGCTCTTGAGTACCTGGATTTATCTGATTTCAAAAAGCTTCGACATTTACCCTCTGACGATGCCATGAGACGCCTCACCAAATTAAAGCATTTGCGGGTTTTTTGTTCTCCTCTCTTAAAAGAAAGATGCACTCCTCAGAGTAGTGGCCCTGACTCCCAGTGGTCCAAGGTTTCTCATATTCAATACCTAGACATCAGTAGTGGTTAA
- the LOC113766075 gene encoding putative disease resistance protein RGA3: protein MANALFSSTIEVALEMTLSLANERIGKLFQLEEDLETLRESVAMIQAVLADAEKKQTYNQAVQLWLRRLEGVAFDAENLLDELNYEVLRCQFVDKVRSFILSSDINIVFRWRMACKIRDINKKLNKINKEASDFRLVRNQGKTFPPSTTAKVTLNGETDSVVGHNVVGRAKDETSLVETLLSLSEKEVSVIPFLGMGGLGKTTLAQSVYNNRQADSHFEKKIWGLNATNGNWCIVTTRKQQIASIVATHDSYVLGKLSEDDCWSILTEKAIADGGIPEQLHVMKKEIIKKCCGLPLAASVMGGLLRMKGKEEWQLILKNKLSILSGDEDGVMEILNLSFDCLPSPSIKKCFAYCSIFPKDTGVERNMLIELWMAEGFLQADVNSQMMMEEIGMNYLRILLQSSLFEETSHVRGTYYKMHDLVHDLAESVSKSTKVINSETQLVDNSIQVRYLAIDSFGEHTMKLLESLSTSLHTLFIRNSLFGDRMLRKWYVNLFGGGMLKKLKNFLPKSVCKLYNLQTLRLSECIDLKEFPKGMCNLINLRHLHYYNPNEKFQMPLNMGRLTCLQTLEFFNMGQEKGRQIGELGCLKNLKGRLVIRNLQLVKGKEGGEEANLSEKINLFSLRLEWGRDREGDNYGEEDVLDGLRHHPNLEELAISGFMGDQFP, encoded by the exons ATGGCTAATGCACTTTTTTCTTCCACAATAGAGGTAGCATTGGAGATGACACTTTCCCTTGCCAATGAAAGAATTGGCAAGTTATTCCAATTGGAGGAGGATTTGGAGACCCTGAGAGAATCTGTTGCCATGATCCAAGCTGTCTTGGCTGATGCGGAAAAAAAGCAAACGTATAACCAGGCCGTGCAACTGTGGCTTCGGAGGCTGGAAGGCGTGGCGTTTGATGCTGAGAATTTGTTGGACGAGCTGAATTATGAAGTTCTTCGTTGCCAATTCGTGGACAAGGTACGCTCCTTCATCCTGTCCTCTGACATTAATATTGTTTTCCGATGGAGAATGGCCTGTAAGATTAGGGACATCAACAAGAAGTTGAATAAGATCAATAAAGAGGCCAGTGATTTTCGGCTGGTCAGAAATCAGGGGAAAACATTCCCCCCATCTACTACTGCTAAAGTCACACTAAATGGAGAGACGGACTCTGTTGTTGGCCATAATGTTGTAGGAAGAGCTAAGGATGAAACAAGTCTAGTCGAGACCTTGCTAAGCTTGTCAGAAAAAGAAGTTTCTGTAATTCCCTTCCTTGGGATGGGTGGATTGGGAAAGACAACTTTAGCTCAATCTGTTTACAACAATCGTCAAGCTGATAGccattttgagaaaaaaatttgg GGGTTGAATGCAACTAATGGAAATTGGTGTATTGTGACTACTCGTAAACAACAAATTGCATCCATTGTGGCCACACATGATTCTTATGTGCTAGGAAAGCTATCTGAAGACGATTGTTGGTCTATCCTAACAGAGAAAGCCATTGCAGATGGAGGAATTCCCGAACAATTGCATgtcatgaaaaaggaaattataaaaaaatgttGTGGTCTACCACTAGCTGCAAGTGTAATGGGAGGTTTATTGCGCATGAAGGGAAAAGAGGAGTGGCAATTGATTTTGAAGAATAAGCTTTCAATTTTGAGTGGAGATGAAGATGGTGTCATGGAAATACTTAACTTGAGTTTTGATTGTTTACCATCTCCATCCATTAAGAAATGTTTTGCATATTGTTCTATATTTCCCAAGGATACTGGGGTAGAAAGGAATATGCTTATCGAACTTTGGATGGCAGAAGGCTTCCTCCAAGCAGATGTCAACAGCCAAATGATGATGGAGGAAATTGGAATGAATTATCTGAGAATTTTATTGCAGAGTTCATTGTTTGAAGAAACAAGCCATGTTCGGGGAACATATTATAAGATGCATGATCTAGTGCATGACCTTGCAGAATCAGTGTCAAAGTCTACTAAAGTCATTAACTCAGAGACTCAATTAGTAGACAATAGTATTCAAGTTCGTTACCTTGCAATAGACTCATTTGGAGAACACACAATGAAACTTCTTGAAAGCCTATCAACTTCGCTTCATACATTGTTTATAAGGAATAGCTTGTTTGGTGATCGCATGTTACGGAAATGGTATGTTAACTTATTTGGTGGTGGTATGttaaagaaattgaagaactt TTTGCCAAAATCTGTTTGTAAACTTTATAATTTGCAGACACTGAGGCTAAGTGAATGCATTGATCTAAAAGAATTTCCAAAGGGGATGTGCAATTTGATTAACTTGAGACATCTCCACTATTACAATCCTAATGAAAaatttcaaatgccactgaatATGGGACGATTGACTTGCCTTCAGACGCTAGAGTTCTTTAACATGGGTCAAGAGAAGGGTCGACAAATTGGAGAGCTTGGATGCTTGAAAAACCTCAAAGGCAGATTGGTGATACGCAATCTTCAACTAGTAAAGGGTAAAGAAGGAGGTGAGGAAGCAAATCTATCTGAAAAGATAAATCTATTCAGCTTACGACTTGAGTGGGGCCGGGATCGAGAAGGCGACAACTACGGCGAAGAAGATGTGTTGGACGGCCTTCGACATCACCCAAATTTGGAGGAGTTGGCAATTTCAGGCTTTATGGGCGATCAATTTCCTTGA